In Miscanthus floridulus cultivar M001 chromosome 19, ASM1932011v1, whole genome shotgun sequence, the DNA window TGTAGTGATGGAACCAATCACATGACACACACAAGATCATTACACAACCCAAGCCTTGTCGAAAATGGAAACAAGAGAGAAGTGGGGGCAGGGGGGTCTCGAACATTCGTGTCAGTAAACTACAGCTCTGGACATCATCAGCTTCCAGAGGTGTTACCAGTCCTTCCAGGAGATCCACCATGCTTGGATTCAGTCGCCACACCCTTTGCTTAAGGAGGACAAAAAATTAGAGTTGCCTGGAACTGTATATAAAAGAAAATGTATCACTTCTGTGCGCAAAAATGGATACAGAAAAAAAGAACAACAAGGACACTGTTATTACTTGAAGGTGGCAAGGGGAGATCCTGCGGTAGTGAAGTACGAAGCAAGATCTACATGCAGGTCATCATACATGCTCAGGAATGGATGGTCCTGCGTCGAAGACAACAGGAAGGGAAGGGTAAGATAAGTGGTTTAGTCTTGCAGACCATTCCTGAAATGACATGAAGATGTGAAGCTGTTTTTTTTTGGCTTACCAATAAGGCTTGTGCTGATGACCTATCATTAGCATCCTTCTGGAGACTGAAAATCACAATGAAAACATATGCATCAGATAGTAACCTTCTCTGGACAGATTACATAGCTGGACAAATCTGCAGATAGAGTATACCAAGACAGAAACATATGATCCAAACTTTTTTGGTATTACCTTCTATATGCTTTTCGGTGCATATGTAATATACAAAGCAGGCATTTTGACTTGAGCAATAAAACCATGAACAAGAAATGCAAGCACCCCTATGATGGCATTTTAAAATAGGAGTAGATCAAAATTGCCAATGCCAAAATAATTGCTAACATGTCGAGTAGCTTAACCACAGGTAAGGGTGTCTATAGGCCAGCCAGAACTCCTGCCAGTTGTTTAAAAAAAAGGGCGTCTATAGGCAGCATTGGTATAGAGCAGTAAGATTACCATGCAGAAATGAACGCACAGAATTCTGGCGAAAACTGATCCGATGGTGCAGATGGTGGTGGTTGATCAACAACAGCTGCGAGAAGTTCATAAAAGCTTTCACAAGGAGGAAATGGAAAGTTGCCGGTTGCACATTCCAGTATCACTAGTCCCAAACTCCAGATATCACTCAAAGAACCATGTTTCTTTCCATCGATTCTTTCTGGCTATCAAGAACAGAAAAAATTGCTTTGGGCCATCAGAGCTAATAAAATACAATTTATTTCACTTCAAACTGGAAGACACATCTGTGAGCTGTAAATCTTGCACTAACCGCCATGTAGTTGCGTGTGCCAATAAATGTATCTCGTTGTCCAGAGGAGCTAGAAATAATGGCACTTACACCAAAGTCAGATATTTTTACTTCACCCCTATGATTTATCAATATATTTGATGGTTTCAGATCTCGGTGTATAATGCGCTTCTCGTTATGCAAGTATATCAGTCCTTTTAGTATCTGCACAAGAAAGGTGCAATTTCAATTATAAGGTTCATGTAATGATAGTGTAGCATTTTAATTTTAGCGGAAAGACTATTTGTAGCTTCTGCCACATGTCACTGGCCTGCTTACAGATAGCAGCAAGGTAGGCCTCTGGAATCGTTTTAACAGTCTTCAGGAAATCTGCAAGGGAGCCAACATCCATGTATTCCAAAACAATAGAAATGACGCCATTAAAATAGAAACACTGATAGAACACAACAACATATTGGCACTGCGTTGATAAGTTTATTTTCAACTCCTTGGCGATCTGTTTGCGTATTTTCTCATCAATATTTAGTTGAATAACCTGCAAACACAGTGGCAGAACGATCAAGGCAAAAACCATTTACAACAGTTAGGAAGATTACACAAAGTAGATACAATACAGAGATCATACTAAGACTCTTAACTGTAAAGAACCATAAATAAGCAGCATCAAAGAATGATTGCATCAGAAATACCTTCAGAGCAAAAAACTGGCCAGTAAATTTGTGGCGGACCAATTGCACATTTCCGCTGCTACCTTTCCCAATCACTTTTATAACATCTAGATCATCTAAGCTCAGGTGACTATCCAGTGGCTCTATAGGAGGAGCCTGAAGAACATTTTGAACATGTCAGGAAAAAAATGTGGGAATAGTGTCAGAAATTTTTATAACAGATAAATAGAGAGTAAAACACCAACAATGGTATGAGAACATTTTCCCATTATAAGCAAGTGAATAGTCCCATTCAGAACAATTTCAGCTAACAGATACATATATAATTCCAGTAGGCCATAGCTCGTACAGATATTTATTGCTAGTGCCTTATTTGTGTCTCACTCATCAAATCGGAAAAGTTGTCAAGAAACCACAAAGCTACATATCGTTTTCCATAAACTAGTATCTTAATTAGAGTACCAATGGATGGCGGCCCAGTCATCAAATTGAAAAAGTCGTAAAAATGCCACAAGGCTACATATCGTTTTCCCCAAATCAGTATCTtgattagataattaggggacgGAAACGACAGCATATGCAGACATGCTGTTACGAAGCTTTTGTGAAGTGAAAAAAGCTAGTAGTGCAGAAACTTTGCCAAAAATATCTCCATGCTTGCCAGCTGCTTTATATTACCGTGAAGAAATATGGAAAAAAAAATGCGACGTAATTATCACTAAGCAACGTCCAGATTCCCGGAGACAGGGTGTACGCGTACCAATTCCACGAACAAACAGAGCTTATTAAAATGTGAATTCAGAACACCTATCTCTACCTGACCTGACGAAACAATCATTCATATCTCAGCGCTCTCAAGAGAAACCAATACAAGAGCCAATTTTAGCTATCCCGATCCTACGATTTCCAGACGTATGACGCCAAGACGCGATTTTTAGTCCTGGGTGCGGGGCGGCTTTACCTCGTCTCCCTCACTCTGCGAGACGATGCGGAGGCCGTCCTTGTTGACGCGCAGATCCCCGTCCTTGAACGTCCCGCTGTGCGTCCTGCCCGGAACCCAAAGGTTGATGAGCCCCAATAACCAAGGCCAGGCGATTAATCAGCAGAACAAGAAAAGAGCCGAGAAAGAAAGCAAAGGGGAAGCTGAAAGCTGAAAGCCTACAAGAATTTGCCGATGGTTGTCTCGTGGGACGGCAGCGTGAGCTTGATTGGCTTCCGTGGCGTCGCCATCGGAagtccggcgccggcgccggattCCTCGCCGGAGCACGGAGCAGACGCGCGGGGGAAAGGAGGGGAGTGGACGGGCTGGTTGTGCAAAGCTGGTGGTCTCCTTCGGGAATCTGAAGTGGTTGGCACCTTCGGCCCAGCGCAGCACTGCAGCGCTTAACTGTCTCCAACGAACAACGAAGACGACCCTAAATAAAAGATTCGTTCGCTAGACAAATAGTTTAATATCTATTTTTTTAATCTTCTTTAACAATAAGATCTAAAAAAAAATAATTCTTTCTGCAAATAGATCTCCAGAAGAGAGAATACTCAAATTTAGGTTATGTCTTTTCTGACCAACAAAATAAGTCTTTTATTTAGGTACTTTGTTGAATGTTACATGTATTATACTAGAGACTCATTTTAAGGCCTcatttggcagggcttcacttcactagtgaagtcattttttttttttttgctttagctccacgaacagttccaccggtggagctgaagcggttttggtaaaccgtttggcaaaatggcttccctgtgagagcatgtatttaggggcctggaggaggagccgggagaagccattttttttttttgctccatcccaccccaaatcattgtgagagcatgtttttaggagcTTCACAAGTAAAGCTATTTTATTTTACCCTGTTTaatagaaaacggctccaaacggcttCTAAAACCGGTGAAGAAGCCCTGCAAACGAGGACTAAGTTTAGGTTTCGCAACACTGTTGGAGACCgccttcctctcctctccttttgaGGCTCTGCTTTTTCTGAACTTGTGCTTACTTTTCCTCCTCTCTCTCCGTTATTCTCAAATCTGAAAGCACGACATAATTGGTGTCCGGCACGTGTGCTATCGAGTCAATGCCATTGAAAACCATGCCCAAAAGGACTGAAATGAAATCTAGACAAGGTTTCGGTGAAAATTGATGAGCCAACGAGAAGGACAAGGATTGTACATTTGTACAGGGTGAACATTGACCTCTGATTGTGGGCCCGGAGCTCCTTCTCGACTCTCTGTAAGCCGTATTTTTGAAGAGCTTTAGCTTTGAGAAATACTACGAACTAAATGGGTCCCTAATAAGCCGAGCAACATTAAGAGATGGAGTTTTTGTCTCCTTCTCTGCTaattaaagatggcaatggggacccgcgacccgatacccgacgggtatttactctattagggtctaaatatggactaaacacactacccacgggtacgtaaatggaccaaacccttcacccatcgggtacgcgggCATGGGTATGTTTCCAGCAATCCCCGTACCCGTTtacccatgggtgaaaaatacCCGGCCCAAAACTAAATAAGCCCACCAGCCCATGTAAAACCCTAGGTTCACCCACCGGTCCCGCCTGACGACTTGGCCGCTGGAGCCCTCGACCGCTCGAGGGAGGCTCGACGCCTGGCCTCCCACCGCCGAAAAAATAGGCGCGTGAGTAAAGCGCGTCGTTACTTCGTCTCGGCGCTGGCAGCCTGGCACCGCAATCACCACTCGCCAAAAAAAACGACGCCGCCGCCGAAAAAAAACTACGCCGCCCGCCCACCCCTCATGACCTCGTCTCGCGTATTCGTATCGCATCGAAGCATCAAGAACTCGCCACGCCATGCCGGCGACAGAGCAACTCGAGCAAGAACGGTgatatgctattatttgtctaattttatgtgctctacttagtggtggttgctgttgaattgttgattttcatgTGCATGAATAAATTATTGGCGGGTATGGGTGACCCGCCGGGTATGATTTACCCGGCCGGGTATGGGTCTGGGAAAAATTCCCCACCCATGGCGGGTATGGGTATTCTGGcggtaccaaatttttatggcgggGATGGGTCTGAGGTGGCCATACCCGATGGGGATttacccattgccatccttaCTGCTAATCTTTTGAGAGAGAGGAATTATGAGAGTAGCACCTGTCCTGAGAAAATGGCTTGACTACTTGTCTACTTTTGCAAGACTGAAGGCCTGGTGGTACCTCTCTACCTTATGTAGATCCTGGAAGCGTCAGTGTGCCCTCTGCCCTGGCATGGACGGCAGCAGATAGCTTTCGTGCCAATGACAGGCCTGCACCATTCCAATCTCCAACCTCCGGAGTCCCGGATTGGGCGGCccagggcgccgccgccgccgccgtatcTACACTTATATAGAGCCCATGCACTGATGATTGGCAACATGTTGCTTTTTCTAATTCTCTACTAGTGCCCTGGAACATCAAACTGTGCAAGTGCAAGTGGTATGGTGCCGTCCCTCTCTTATCATTTCTGCAAGCGCCGAAATCGGAATGCCCCTTGAACCGTGGATGGATAGGCAAATAAGAACACCCAAACAACAAATGCGTAACAACATAtctaaaatcagcctccaacagagtatctatacggGAGATCTATTTTGAGTTGCCTAAgaggcacaacctaaatatggacatcctctctcctgaaaacccatttaCAGAAAAGATTCTTTTTTAGGtcttgttggagaagatgccgaataagTATTTAACCTTTTGCCTATAACGCTACCTAAAAGataaatgagtcttgtattttgaaTGTTGTTCTTGGAGATAGCTTAACCATGTATTTGTAGCACTATCTAAATGATGAATGAGTCTTTATTTTGAATGTTGTTGTTAGAGATAGCCTAAGCATGGTTACCAGCGGCAACCAGCAAAAGGGACGGCCGGGCCGGACTGACCTCACAAGCAAAACGTCACCAAGCCACCGGAGACTGCTGAGTGGCCACGGCAAACACGTTGGCACTTGGCGACGGATACGAGTAGCCTGCAAACTGCGGCCAGATTTTCCGCCACTCCCCGGACCACAAGACTCCGGCGAGTTTCCGGTCCAGAGTGACGACGACGGCGGGATGCGCCGGACAAGCAGGTCCTCCTCGCCGACCCGGGGTCGCCGCTGACCTCTCCGTCGTCCGCACGCCGCCTTCAGATTCGCACGGATGAGGAGCTGAGTGACCATGACATCTGGCGAAGGCTTTTGTGCCGGATGCTGAAGACTTGGATAGCAACTTGCTTATACTTGCATAAAAGAGTGACAGCTCTGAAGTCTGGACCTTGGTGGAGATAGTGGGATCAGATCGGCATCCACGACAAGGTGTCATCCTCATTTCTCAGAATACTTGAAGCTTTTGGCATTTACCTGCCGTCATGTACAGTGCTCACCACCAGTTAATATGTATGCCAATTATCGCTAGCATATTTTGATGGTAGCGAAAACAAAAATCTATGATAGAAAAGAAGGCACGAATGGGGCCAAACAAAGGCgcattcctctcattccatgtgtTGGTGTCACAGGAGACTCCTGACAGTAGGCATCTTCATTTAACAGCTCACTAAAACAGTTTTACATACAGGCTGAATGGCTGATCATACACCATCTACGGTGCCCACTGCACAGGCTACACTGCTACCGCTTCCTATGATCCTGGGCGGCAGGCAAAGTGAAAGGGAACCTTGCGAATTGGATCTTAAGACAGGGGCTGTCAGGCTTCCGGTCATCAAAGCAGTATCCTGCAAAATAAAATGATCAGTCAGGTGGAAGTTCAGTCTCAGCAAACTTATCTGAAACTTGACGTGCTAAAAGAGGTAGGGTTACTGTCCCTTAACTGCTGGAAAGAAAACTATCCATGCACAGCAAGGATCTCAAAGGATTACATGAAGATAACTGCATATATGTTTCATACCTCTGAAAGCTCATATTCAGACTATATTGTGCAAATAAAGAATATGCCTCCACTCCACTACAAGAATATGCAGAAAAAATGAAAACATGAACAAACCAAAGCCCAAAGGAAGTAGAATTGGAACCTTGTAACTCTTTCATAGGAACACGTGCACATTTTGCATTCTCAAACTCCACAAAGCACAGAACATAAGCCTTGTCACCACTCTGCAAGAAGCAGCACGAAAATAACATGCATAAAGTTGACTCAAAATAACACTAAAAGACGGCACTTGAAAATTCACCACCACTATTACAGTAATAAGTCACCAAAGTAAATAAGGGCTCTGTGCTTTTGTGATTACACAAAGAGCAGCAGATGTTAACGTCAGCACCTAAGAATTTGAAGAAATGGCCTAGAAAGAAATACATTAGAGTAGCGAACTTGACAGGGGTTTTACATACAATAAATATATTGCACTAGTACTTTCTTGTTCCATATATGTTCATTAAAAAATTGTTTTGTTTCCATGTAGGGAAAGAATATTTATTCCAGTGTATAAGCATTCACTTAGTACATGGTGAGTGATCTCAATGTCATCAAAAAACCACCGCAGATTTCATGAAGACCATATGAGTCTTGGACCCCCCATCCTCGAAATGCATGTTCTTTGCTTGGTTAGTAGTCAAGGAAAGATATTGCCAGCTGATGGGCTACTAGCCAGGGCAGGGCCCAAAAATATTTTTTCCCCATCATGCATACAATCCTTGGCCACAGCTTATCATCTGTGCTTAACTGCATTACTCCTAGATGTCTGGAATGCAGTAGCAGTCTAGATGCAAGCACCCTTCCTAGAATTCTAGAAAACAACCACACCGAGAGGAAATACCCCCAATTTGGTGGACTCACAATGTCATGGATGTATCCTCAGTGGCCATGAAGCACGAAATCAACTCTCTAAGAATGGCCACCTACTGGAAAGTAAAAACACTCTAAATTTGATGGACATGACAAAATGGATCTATGTCAAGTGGCCATGAAGTAATAAGGACAACCATCTACATAATATGGAAAGAGAGCAATCCAAGGATCTCTAATCTTTCAACAAATGGAAAAGGTTGTGACAGAACTCATTTGCCAAGTCAAGGATATCGCCAGGCTATGGGTAGAAATGGGTGCTAAGAAACTCAGATCTGTATCTGAGGACCCCTTGTGGCTTGTGCA includes these proteins:
- the LOC136527372 gene encoding mitogen-activated protein kinase kinase SIPKK-like isoform X1, with translation MATPRKPIKLTLPSHETTIGKFLTHSGTFKDGDLRVNKDGLRIVSQSEGDEAPPIEPLDSHLSLDDLDVIKVIGKGSSGNVQLVRHKFTGQFFALKVIQLNIDEKIRKQIAKELKINLSTQCQYVVVFYQCFYFNGVISIVLEYMDVGSLADFLKTVKTIPEAYLAAICKQILKGLIYLHNEKRIIHRDLKPSNILINHRGEVKISDFGVSAIISSSSGQRDTFIGTRNYMAPERIDGKKHGSLSDIWSLGLVILECATGNFPFPPCESFYELLAAVVDQPPPSAPSDQFSPEFCAFISACLQKDANDRSSAQALLDHPFLSMYDDLHVDLASYFTTAGSPLATFKVWRLNPSMVDLLEGLVTPLEADDVQSCSLLTRMFETPLPPLLSCFHFRQGLGCVMILCVSCDWFHHYIYDIHVQHFRMNEHRSFAYLYIGSTVWSCLFHLVMYWLSYWIGHYLIWCMSQSPNFLVS
- the LOC136527372 gene encoding mitogen-activated protein kinase kinase SIPKK-like isoform X2, with translation MATPRKPIKLTLPSHETTIGKFLTHSGTFKDGDLRVNKDGLRIVSQSEGDEAPPIEPLDSHLSLDDLDVIKVIGKGSSGNVQLVRHKFTGQFFALKVIQLNIDEKIRKQIAKELKINLSTQCQYVVVFYQCFYFNGVISIVLEYMDVGSLADFLKTVKTIPEAYLAAICKQILKGLIYLHNEKRIIHRDLKPSNILINHRGEVKISDFGVSAIISSSSGQRDTFIGTRNYMAPERIDGKKHGSLSDIWSLGLVILECATGNFPFPPCESFYELLAAVVDQPPPSAPSDQFSPEFCAFISACLQKDANDRSSAQALLDHPFLSMYDDLHVDLASYFTTAGSPLATFNKGCGD
- the LOC136527372 gene encoding mitogen-activated protein kinase kinase SIPKK-like isoform X3, which gives rise to MATPRKPIKLTLPSHETTIGKFLTHSGTFKDGDLRVNKDGLRIVSQSEGDEAPPIEPLDSHLSLDDLDVIKVIGKGSSGNVQLVRHKFTGQFFALKVIQLNIDEKIRKQIAKELKINLSTQCQYVVVFYQCFYFNGVISIVLEYMDVGSLADFLKTVKTIPEAYLAAICKQILKGLIYLHNEKRIIHRDLKPSNILINHRGEVKISDFGVSAIISSSSGQRDTFIGTRNYMAPERIDGKKHGSLSDIWSLGLVILECATGNFPFPPCESFYELLAAVVDQPPPSAPSDQFSPEFCAFISACLQKDANDRSSAQALLDHPFLSMYDDLHVDLASYFTTAGSPLATFNSRQL